In the genome of Leptospira noumeaensis, one region contains:
- a CDS encoding thioredoxin domain-containing protein: protein MANLSKKPNRLVHEKSPYLLQHAHNPVDWFPWGTEAFEKAKKEDKIILLSIGYSTCHWCHVMERESFEDDSTAEVLNRDFVCIKLDREERPDIDKIYMDALHAMGTQGGWPLNMFLTPTKEPILGGTYFPPENRYGKRSFKEVLRLVSEAWKNQREELITAAGDLTQYLRDNETRPNEGKVPAQDIIDKNFERYLQVYDKEFFGFKTNSVNKFPPSMALSFLTEFYLLKKDPRALEMAFNTAYAMKSGGIYDQVGGGICRYATDHEWLVPHFEKMLYDNSLYVEALSLLYKATGEPFFLEVIREIVNYIRRDMTLESGGIASAEDADSEGEEGKFYIWNHDEFLSLVASEEIQGFWNVTEEGNFEHQNILNVYWKGKNPYAEGIQFTPEFLTKLTDAKNKLLVHRNQRIRPLRDDKVLTSWNCLWIRALLSAYEVSGEDEYLNDAKKIYQFIVKQLVGDDGSILRRFREGEAKYFGTLPDYAEFIWVSMKLFQLDGDLSAYQKGKKSLDYVFSNFESKVGPFYESFHGNEDLIVRTIEGYDGVEPSGNSTILHLFHLLFSFGFKNYDLEKKANSIFSYFLPELTQNSLSYPSMISAFQKFQYPSKEVLVVYRDKDPKEVGSIRKKLAALK, encoded by the coding sequence GTGGCAAATCTGTCGAAAAAACCGAATCGTCTGGTTCATGAAAAAAGTCCTTATCTGTTACAACATGCACACAATCCCGTAGATTGGTTTCCCTGGGGCACGGAAGCTTTCGAAAAAGCCAAAAAAGAAGATAAAATCATCCTTTTGTCCATTGGGTATTCGACTTGTCACTGGTGCCATGTGATGGAACGGGAATCCTTTGAAGATGATTCCACAGCAGAAGTCTTAAACCGTGATTTCGTATGCATCAAGTTAGACAGGGAAGAACGACCAGACATAGATAAAATTTATATGGACGCACTGCACGCTATGGGAACCCAAGGGGGTTGGCCTCTCAATATGTTTCTCACCCCGACAAAGGAACCTATCCTTGGGGGAACATACTTTCCTCCGGAAAATCGCTACGGAAAACGCAGTTTCAAAGAGGTTCTCCGTTTGGTATCTGAGGCTTGGAAGAACCAAAGAGAGGAACTGATTACAGCTGCTGGCGACTTGACACAGTATTTACGTGACAATGAAACAAGACCCAATGAAGGAAAAGTCCCAGCCCAAGACATTATAGATAAAAATTTTGAACGATACCTCCAAGTGTACGATAAAGAGTTTTTTGGGTTCAAAACCAATTCTGTAAATAAATTTCCACCCAGTATGGCTCTTAGTTTCCTTACGGAATTCTACTTACTTAAAAAAGATCCAAGGGCCCTCGAGATGGCTTTTAACACAGCTTATGCCATGAAATCCGGTGGGATTTATGACCAAGTGGGCGGAGGGATTTGCCGTTATGCGACAGACCATGAGTGGCTTGTGCCACATTTCGAAAAGATGTTGTATGACAATTCCCTCTATGTAGAAGCACTTTCTTTATTGTACAAGGCAACGGGAGAACCTTTCTTTTTAGAAGTGATCCGGGAGATTGTGAACTATATCCGTAGGGATATGACCTTAGAATCGGGCGGGATTGCCAGTGCAGAAGATGCGGATTCCGAAGGGGAAGAAGGAAAATTCTACATTTGGAACCACGACGAATTTTTATCTCTCGTGGCCTCAGAAGAAATCCAAGGGTTTTGGAATGTCACTGAAGAAGGAAATTTTGAACACCAAAACATTTTAAACGTGTATTGGAAGGGAAAAAATCCATATGCAGAAGGAATCCAATTCACTCCTGAATTTTTAACCAAACTTACGGATGCCAAAAATAAATTACTCGTCCATAGAAACCAAAGGATTCGTCCACTTCGGGATGATAAAGTTCTCACTTCCTGGAATTGTCTTTGGATTCGTGCTCTTTTGTCAGCTTATGAGGTTTCGGGGGAGGATGAGTATTTAAACGACGCCAAAAAGATTTATCAATTTATCGTAAAACAACTTGTAGGTGATGATGGATCTATCCTTCGAAGATTCAGAGAAGGAGAAGCCAAATACTTTGGTACCCTTCCGGATTACGCAGAATTCATTTGGGTTTCGATGAAACTCTTTCAATTGGATGGAGATTTGTCTGCATACCAAAAAGGAAAAAAATCATTGGATTATGTTTTTTCCAATTTTGAATCAAAGGTTGGACCTTTTTACGAATCCTTTCATGGAAACGAAGATTTAATAGTCAGAACCATCGAAGGTTATGATGGGGTGGAACCATCAGGAAATTCTACCATCTTACATCTGTTTCATCTTTTGTTTTCTTTCGGATTCAAAAACTACGATTTGGAAAAAAAGGCAAATTCCATTTTTTCCTATTTTCTTCCTGAACTCACACAAAATTCACTCAGTTATCCTTCGATGATTTCGGCATTCCAAAAATTCCAATACCCCTCCAAGGAAGTTCTAGTGGTGTATAGAGACAAAGACCCTAAGGAAGTTGGATCCATTCGAAAAAAATTGGCAGCTTTAAAGGA